The Amycolatopsis umgeniensis DNA segment ACTGTCGTCTCTCGGAGCCGACGTCCGCGAGACCGAGGACGGGCTGCGCATCACGCCCGCGCCGCTACACGGCGGGAAGTTCCACACCTACGACGACCACCGCCTGGTGATGGCGGCCGCCGTGCTGGGGCTGAAGGTCGAAGGCGTCGAGGTGGAGAACCCGGGGACGGTCGGGAAGACCTATCCCGGATTCGCCGAAGCCTGGACCTCGATGCTCGGCTAGGCGCTGTCCTGCAAGTCATGCTCGCGGTCTTCGCGCCCAGCTGGTCCCTGACGGCACGGACGGTCCAGCCGAGTACAACCCGGTACGAGGCAGAACCGCCCGCACCGCCAGGAACCACCTGGATCACGAAGCCCATCGAGCAGACTTACAGGACAGCACCTAGGCGGAGCGTTCTCCGCCGTCCTCGGGGAACAACGTCTTCAGCGTGACAGCGCGGTTCACCCGGACATGCTCGACGGCGTGGTCCCGAGCCCTGTCCGCGTCGCCCGAAGCGATCGCGTCGTAGAGGCGGCGGTGCTCGTCGAGCAGTTCGCCCCAGTGCTCGTTCTGGCTGGTGAGCCAGCGCAGCCTGCCCTCGAGCGGCCGCAGGATCTCGTGCAGGAGCCCGTTGCCCGCCAACGCGACGATCTCGTCGTGGAAGCGGGTGTTGAGCGAGGTGATCTCGGCCGGATCGCCGCTTTCCGTGGCGCGCGCGGCGTCGTCGAGCAGTCGTTCGAGCGCGCGGAGTTCCGGTTTGCCCGCCCTCTCGGCGGCCAGCCCGGCGGCGAGCCCTTCGAGCGCCTCCCGGACGTCGAACAACTCCTCGACGTCGGACTTGGCCAACCGGCGCACGATGATGCGCCGCGGCGACTGGACGGCGAGGAACCCCTCGGCTTCCAGACTGCGGATGGCCTCCCGCACGGGTACCCGTGAGACACCGAGGTCCTCGGCGAGTTCCCGTTCGACGAGCCTGTCCCCCGGCTTCAACCGTCCGGCGAGGATCCGTTCGCGCAGCTCGTCCCGGACCCGCTGCCGGGTCGCGGCCAGCGGCTGTCGCGGTCCTTCCTCGGCCACTCGCTCCCCCTCGGTCAACACGGCCGTAACAGCTCGTAACCCGAGTTTATCGGCAGAAGCCTTGACGGCGGGCCACCGCGGGGTGATATTTGGGATACCAAATTTTGGGATACCAAATCGACCAGCGCTTGTCGTCTCACGTCGATCCGGAGGCCCGCATGACCGCCGCCCCAGGAACCCGGTCCGCAACGTCCACCTCGGCCGAGCCCGATCCGCGGCTCTGGAACGAGGATCTCGCCCCGGCGAAAGATCGCCGCTGGAAGGTCTACGACATCTTCGCGCTGTGGATGTCGGACGTGCACAACCTCGGGAACTACACGTTCGCGGCGGGCCTGTTCGTGCTCGGGCTCTCGGCGTGGCAGGTGTTCACCGCGCTGCTGACCGGCTTCGTGCTCATCTACTTCGGCATGAACATGATGGGCAGGATCGGGCAGAAGACCGGCGTCCCCTTCCCCGTCGTCGCCCGCATCAGCTTCGGCACCTTCGGCGCGAACCTGCCGGCGCTGATCCGCGCGATCATCGCGATCTTCTGGTACGGCATCCAGACGTATCTCGCCTCGGTCGCCATCACGCTGCTCGTGCTCGCGATCGACCCGGGACTGAAACCGTTGACAGAGGTGGGTTTCCTCGGCCTGCACGCACTCGGCTGGATCTGTTTCCTCGCGCTGTGGCTCGCGCAGGCGCTGGTGCTCACCCGCGGCATGGAGGCCGTGCGCAAGTTCCAGGACTGGTGCGGTCCGGGTATCTGGGTCGTGATGATCGCGCTCGCGGTGTGGGTGCTGGCCGCCGCGGACTGGAACATTTCCTTGACGAGCAACCCGAAGGCACTGTCCACAGGGGAGCAAGTGCGGCAGTGGTTCGGCGCGGTGGGCCTCATCCTGTCGATCTACGGCACGCTGATGCTCAACTTCTGCGACTTCTCCCGATTCGCCCCGAACCAGAAGACGGTGCGGCGCGGGAACTTCTGGGGGCTGCCGATCAACTCGACA contains these protein-coding regions:
- a CDS encoding FCD domain-containing protein, which codes for MAEEGPRQPLAATRQRVRDELRERILAGRLKPGDRLVERELAEDLGVSRVPVREAIRSLEAEGFLAVQSPRRIIVRRLAKSDVEELFDVREALEGLAAGLAAERAGKPELRALERLLDDAARATESGDPAEITSLNTRFHDEIVALAGNGLLHEILRPLEGRLRWLTSQNEHWGELLDEHRRLYDAIASGDADRARDHAVEHVRVNRAVTLKTLFPEDGGERSA
- a CDS encoding NCS1 family nucleobase:cation symporter-1 — protein: MTAAPGTRSATSTSAEPDPRLWNEDLAPAKDRRWKVYDIFALWMSDVHNLGNYTFAAGLFVLGLSAWQVFTALLTGFVLIYFGMNMMGRIGQKTGVPFPVVARISFGTFGANLPALIRAIIAIFWYGIQTYLASVAITLLVLAIDPGLKPLTEVGFLGLHALGWICFLALWLAQALVLTRGMEAVRKFQDWCGPGIWVVMIALAVWVLAAADWNISLTSNPKALSTGEQVRQWFGAVGLILSIYGTLMLNFCDFSRFAPNQKTVRRGNFWGLPINSTAFALLSVLVTAGSLQVFGEAITDPAELLARIDNTPVLIIGALTFAIATMGVNIVANFVSPAYDLANIWQKRITFTVGGMISAVAALCVLPWKLYSSPAVVNYFLGGLGAFLGPLFGIMIVDYYLVKRGRIDVGKLFVAGPDSPYHYKRGFNPLAMITFLPTAALSAVIALVPFFAPAAPYSWFIGTASAATLYFAVSRKQRVA